The following proteins are co-located in the Vigna angularis cultivar LongXiaoDou No.4 chromosome 2, ASM1680809v1, whole genome shotgun sequence genome:
- the LOC108329611 gene encoding pyridoxal kinase, with amino-acid sequence MNERMNVDGGVGWLSVEHCSMLLKPSLLSDQSNFRFSRETRIFRARNSANSYMAPPILSLALPSDTGRVLSIQSHTVQGYVGNKSAVFPLQLLGYDVDPINSVQFSNHTGYPTFKGQVLNGQQLWELIEGLEGNELLFYTHLLTGYIGSESFLNTVLQVVNKLRSINPELIYVCDPVMGDEGKLYVPQELVSVYREKVVPVASMLTPNQFEAELLTGFRIQSEGQGREACRLLHAAGPSKVIITSINIDGNLLLIGSHQKEKGEPPRQFKIVIPKIPAYFTGTGDLMTALLLGWSNKYRDNLEIAAELAVSSLQALLHRTLSDYKNAGHDSQSTSLEIRLIQSQDDIRNPQVNFKAEIYS; translated from the exons ATGAACGAACGAATGAATGTGGACGGAGGAGTTGGCTGGCTTAGCGTTGAACACTGCTCCATGCTGTTAAAGCCTTCGCTGCTCTCAGACCAATCCAACTTCAGATTTTCCCGTGAAACTCGCATTTTCCG GGCAAGAAACTCCGCGAATTCATACATGGCGCCTCCAATCCTCTCCCTTGCTCTTCCCTCCGACACCGGTCGAGTTCTCAGCATTCAATCTCACACCGTTCAG GGGTATGTTGGCAATAAATCGGCTGTCTTCCCTCTGCAATTACTGGGCTACGATGTGGATCCAATTAACTCCGTGCAGTTTTCGAATCATACAG GATATCCGACGTTTAAGGGGCAGGTCTTGAATGGACAGCAACTCTGGGAACTAATAGAAGGCCTTGAAGGAAATGAATTATTGTTCTATACTCACTTGTTAACAG GCTATATTGGTTCAGAGTCTTTTCTAAACACTGTATTGCAAGTCGTCAACAAACTTCGGTCAATAAACCCAGAGCTTATCTATG TGTGTGATCCAGTGATGGGTGATGAAGGAAAGCTTTATGTTCCTCAAGAGCTAGTATCAGTCTATCGTGAGAAG GTTGTTCCTGTGGCTTCAATGTTGACTCCCAACCAGTTTGAGGCAGAACTACTGACAGGTTTCAG GATTCAGTCTGAAGGACAAGGTCGGGAGGCCTGTAGGCTTCTCCATGCGGCTGGGCCTTCAAAG GTTATAATTACAAGTATAAATATTGACGGGAACCTTCTTCTCATTGGCAGTCATCAAAAAGAAAAG GGAGAGCCTCCCAGACAATTTAAGATCGTGATTCCAAAAATACCAGCTTATTTTACG GGAACAGGAGATCTGATGACTGCACTTCTTCTTGGTTGGAGCAAT aAATACAGAGACAACCTTGAGATTGCTGCAGAACTTGCAGTGTCAAGCTTGCAg GCACTTTTACACAGGACGCTCAGTGACTACAAAAACGCTGGACATGATTCCCAGTCAACCAGTTTAGAGATCAGATTAATTCAAAGCCAGGATGATATTCGCAACCCACAAGTCAACTTTAAAGCAGAAATATACAGCTAA